A region of Chitinophaga horti DNA encodes the following proteins:
- a CDS encoding MlaD family protein: MKISNETKVGILSAAGIALLVLGFNFLKGNSLFSSKKEIYAVYTQVNGLQPSNSVQVNGLIVGNVTDLKVMDKHAGRILVTLSISKDIEIPRNSVARISSELLGTKKVELDFGDATDYLGNGDTIYAAVDGSITDALKEQLNPLVSKLEGTLGQVDSLLMTVNSVFDTTAKSNLRSAINHLNGTMGHLSTATNSLTGMLDRNGSVNGTFKNLEAVTANLKANNEKIAGILDNADKTMGTLANGELEQTLKSLQEMSSSLNTTIAKLNTTDGTAGLLLNDKKVYNNLQSTLASLNKLLEDLRYNPKRYVHFSLFGKKDKVKAIPSDTAQ; the protein is encoded by the coding sequence ATGAAAATATCTAACGAAACTAAAGTAGGCATACTGTCTGCCGCAGGAATTGCTTTATTGGTCCTGGGATTTAACTTCCTGAAGGGCAACAGCCTGTTTTCCTCAAAGAAAGAGATTTATGCTGTTTACACACAAGTAAACGGCTTGCAGCCATCTAACAGCGTACAGGTAAACGGCCTCATTGTAGGTAATGTGACCGACCTCAAGGTAATGGACAAACACGCCGGCCGCATCCTCGTAACGCTTTCCATTTCAAAAGACATAGAAATACCACGAAACTCCGTGGCCCGCATCAGCAGCGAACTGCTGGGCACCAAAAAAGTGGAACTTGACTTCGGCGATGCCACCGACTATCTCGGTAACGGCGACACGATCTATGCAGCGGTAGATGGTTCCATCACCGATGCCCTGAAAGAGCAGCTCAACCCACTGGTATCCAAACTGGAAGGTACTCTCGGACAGGTAGACTCCCTGCTGATGACCGTAAACTCTGTATTTGACACCACGGCCAAAAGCAACCTGCGTTCTGCCATCAACCACCTGAATGGCACCATGGGACATTTATCTACCGCTACCAATTCACTTACCGGTATGCTGGACAGGAATGGCTCTGTAAACGGTACTTTCAAAAACCTGGAAGCTGTTACGGCTAACCTGAAAGCTAACAACGAAAAAATCGCAGGTATCCTCGATAATGCCGACAAAACTATGGGCACCCTGGCGAACGGCGAACTGGAACAAACACTTAAATCCCTGCAGGAAATGTCATCCAGCCTCAATACCACTATTGCGAAGCTGAACACGACCGACGGCACCGCCGGCCTGCTCCTGAACGATAAAAAAGTATATAACAACCTTCAGTCTACCCTGGCCAGCCTGAATAAACTGCTGGAAGATCTGCGCTATAACCCGAAAAGGTATGTGCACTTCTCGCTCTTCGGCAAAAAAGACAAGGTGAAGGCGATCCCTTCTGATACGGCACAATAA
- a CDS encoding N-acetylmuramoyl-L-alanine amidase, whose protein sequence is MRWTRPLTTGLGIALVSILFIRAKVAPLQQDKPIKVIVIDAGHGGHDSGAKGTFSTEKEISLAVALKLGKLIEEKMPDVKVVYTRKTDRFDDPREKARIANDASGDLFISIHCNAAYGRKVVGYRKGKGKKKIPIYKNVPSAAKGTETYIWATDRNEAKSESLRSNSVIVLDANSEESKQMIGANDPATMIMRNTMQNVFFENSVRLSNFVQDEFEQVGRINRGARQRNEKGIWVLQATAMPSVLIELGFISNPEEEEYLNSAAGQNETAMSIFKATKRYKDHLEKYGENTDASDNTPAPAPAPVEKPVQGTPASVRNEQPLPPVPVTGEEYRVQLCITDKVYTESSSIFKKLGSSKIEREQVLIDRKKKYKYLMGPFRSEAEAHAAMYKAQKQGFPDAFLVPYKNGVRVNSLM, encoded by the coding sequence ATGCGTTGGACAAGACCGTTGACAACAGGACTGGGTATTGCGTTAGTTTCGATTTTATTCATAAGGGCTAAAGTGGCTCCCCTGCAGCAGGACAAGCCGATTAAGGTGATTGTGATTGATGCTGGCCATGGTGGTCATGACAGTGGTGCAAAAGGTACCTTTTCCACCGAGAAAGAAATATCCCTGGCCGTTGCCCTTAAGCTGGGTAAACTGATCGAAGAAAAAATGCCCGATGTAAAAGTAGTGTATACGCGCAAAACGGACCGTTTCGACGATCCGAGGGAGAAAGCACGTATCGCCAACGATGCTTCCGGCGACCTGTTCATATCTATCCACTGTAATGCGGCTTATGGCCGTAAAGTGGTGGGGTACCGTAAAGGCAAAGGCAAAAAGAAAATTCCTATCTATAAGAATGTGCCCAGCGCTGCAAAGGGCACCGAAACTTACATTTGGGCAACCGACAGAAACGAGGCCAAGAGCGAATCACTTCGCAGCAACTCGGTAATCGTACTGGATGCTAATTCCGAAGAAAGCAAACAGATGATAGGTGCCAATGACCCGGCGACCATGATTATGCGTAATACGATGCAAAACGTGTTTTTCGAAAACAGCGTTCGCCTGTCTAACTTCGTGCAGGATGAGTTTGAACAGGTAGGTCGTATTAACCGTGGCGCCCGTCAGCGTAATGAAAAAGGGATTTGGGTACTGCAGGCCACAGCCATGCCGAGTGTGCTGATCGAACTTGGGTTTATCAGTAATCCTGAGGAAGAAGAATACCTCAACTCCGCTGCCGGCCAGAACGAAACGGCCATGTCTATCTTCAAAGCCACCAAACGTTATAAAGATCACCTGGAAAAGTATGGTGAAAACACCGATGCTTCAGACAACACCCCGGCCCCGGCGCCCGCTCCTGTGGAAAAACCGGTACAGGGTACACCTGCCAGCGTGCGGAACGAGCAACCCCTCCCGCCAGTGCCTGTAACCGGCGAGGAATACAGGGTTCAGCTTTGCATTACCGATAAAGTATATACGGAAAGTTCATCCATCTTTAAGAAACTTGGGTCCAGCAAAATAGAAAGGGAACAGGTTTTGATAGACAGAAAGAAAAAATACAAATACCTCATGGGCCCCTTCCGTTCGGAAGCCGAAGCCCATGCGGCGATGTACAAAGCGCAGAAGCAGGGTTTCCCGGATGCATTCCTGGTACCCTATAAAAATGGAGTAAGGGTTAATTCGCTCATGTAA
- a CDS encoding putative LPS assembly protein LptD, whose product MIAVLLLSSPVILDGIARASGAALPSFNKKLAQQTLPGLDTVPDTVPNQKSPLQDSLIRQRIKMAQADSAAIVDSIPSIDSLGPRPNDTLNLAKISNDSLEAPIFFKVKDSSVTYIKRKEVYMYGSADVKYKEIAVTGDRMQIDQERGLLKVTPSIDSAGKKTGLPVFSDGSQTTDQDSIVYSITSQKALIYNTRAQYGEGYIVSQKVKKAPDNTVFGFKNGYTTCNLDTPHFAFRARKIKVIPNKLIISGPANLEIQGIPTPLYIPFAIFPITSGQRSGILVPQYTVNQQKGIGLENGGYYIGLGEYLDLTVRGNVYSYGSWGTTFSPTYRKRYRYNGGLNISLANTRFGDPEVKEDFSVSRDFNVTWNHSMDSKARPGTNFSANVHFGTSNYNSYNVTDYQTRLNNILTSSIAYSKSWQGKPYNLTLSLNHSQNNATRDVTITAPEAAFTVNTIYPFQRDGGSGMGKWYEKIGISYTGNLRNTTTFKDSTFGKPAMWERLQTGMQHQIPLSFSIPLGKNFTLSPSVSYSEKWYTKRLNRTWNEDEYKIDTVYENGFYSMREVSTGMSVATALYGMYTFKKGSKVDAIRHVIRPTASISYKPDLAEQFYYNLRYDTGMNAIQRVSYFDGSVFGPPSAGTFGGVSFSIDNNLEMRMKSKKDSTGFKKVKLLDGFGINGSYNLVADSFNLSTFSIYARTNLFDKVNISANGTIDPYQLDSIGRRLDKYAWQGMGTTKLGRLTSMNVAISTSFQSQDKKSKEKEQQKDNIIENETTVPSWKRSAANWK is encoded by the coding sequence TTGATAGCAGTTTTGTTGCTGTCATCGCCTGTCATATTAGACGGTATTGCCCGTGCGTCCGGTGCGGCGCTTCCCTCTTTTAACAAAAAATTAGCACAGCAAACCCTGCCGGGACTGGATACGGTGCCCGATACTGTACCCAATCAAAAAAGTCCTTTACAGGATTCGCTGATACGCCAGCGTATTAAAATGGCGCAGGCGGATAGCGCGGCTATTGTCGACAGCATCCCGTCGATCGACTCCCTCGGCCCCCGCCCGAACGACACGCTGAACCTGGCCAAGATCTCCAACGACTCCCTGGAGGCCCCGATCTTCTTTAAGGTAAAGGACTCCTCTGTAACGTATATTAAGCGGAAGGAAGTATACATGTACGGCTCCGCCGATGTAAAATATAAAGAGATTGCCGTTACGGGCGACCGTATGCAGATCGATCAGGAAAGGGGATTGCTGAAAGTGACGCCTTCTATTGACTCCGCCGGTAAAAAGACAGGCCTTCCCGTATTCAGCGACGGCTCCCAAACCACTGACCAGGATAGCATCGTTTACAGCATTACTTCTCAGAAAGCATTGATCTACAATACCCGCGCGCAATATGGCGAGGGCTACATCGTGAGCCAGAAGGTGAAAAAGGCGCCCGATAATACGGTGTTCGGCTTTAAGAATGGATATACTACCTGTAACCTCGATACGCCGCACTTCGCCTTTCGCGCCCGTAAAATCAAGGTGATTCCCAACAAACTGATCATATCCGGTCCGGCTAACCTGGAGATCCAGGGGATTCCGACACCATTATATATTCCTTTTGCCATTTTCCCGATTACAAGTGGACAGCGCTCAGGTATCCTGGTGCCGCAGTACACGGTGAACCAGCAAAAGGGGATAGGCCTGGAAAATGGCGGTTATTATATTGGTTTGGGTGAATACCTCGACCTTACCGTGCGAGGCAACGTGTATTCTTACGGTAGCTGGGGTACTACTTTTAGTCCCACCTACCGGAAACGGTACCGCTATAACGGGGGGCTGAACATCTCCCTGGCCAACACCCGCTTCGGCGACCCGGAAGTGAAAGAGGATTTTTCCGTATCGCGCGACTTTAACGTCACCTGGAACCATAGTATGGACAGTAAAGCGCGGCCGGGAACGAACTTTAGCGCGAACGTACACTTTGGTACATCTAACTATAACTCTTACAACGTAACAGATTATCAAACCAGGCTGAATAACATCCTCACCTCGTCTATCGCCTACAGCAAAAGCTGGCAGGGTAAGCCTTACAACCTGACGCTTTCCCTCAACCACTCGCAGAATAACGCCACGCGCGATGTAACGATCACTGCGCCGGAGGCGGCATTCACCGTGAATACGATATATCCTTTCCAGCGCGACGGTGGTTCGGGCATGGGCAAATGGTACGAGAAGATCGGTATCAGCTACACCGGTAACCTTCGCAATACCACGACCTTTAAAGACAGCACTTTCGGCAAGCCCGCCATGTGGGAACGCCTGCAAACGGGCATGCAACACCAGATACCGCTCAGCTTTTCCATCCCCCTGGGTAAAAACTTTACCCTGTCGCCCAGTGTAAGTTATTCGGAGAAGTGGTACACAAAACGGTTGAACCGTACCTGGAACGAAGACGAGTATAAGATAGATACTGTATATGAAAACGGTTTCTATTCCATGCGCGAGGTGAGCACGGGTATGTCTGTCGCCACGGCATTGTATGGTATGTACACCTTCAAAAAAGGGTCTAAGGTAGATGCGATCCGTCACGTGATACGGCCGACGGCGAGCATTAGCTACAAACCTGATCTGGCTGAACAATTTTATTATAACCTGCGATATGATACCGGCATGAACGCCATCCAGCGCGTGTCTTACTTCGATGGCTCCGTGTTTGGTCCACCCTCCGCGGGTACCTTTGGTGGTGTTAGCTTTAGCATCGATAACAACCTGGAGATGCGGATGAAGTCCAAGAAAGACAGTACCGGGTTCAAGAAGGTGAAGCTGCTCGACGGTTTCGGTATCAATGGTAGTTACAACCTGGTAGCCGATTCGTTTAACCTGTCGACGTTCAGCATTTACGCCCGTACCAACCTGTTCGATAAAGTGAACATCTCCGCCAACGGTACTATCGATCCTTACCAGCTTGACTCCATCGGCCGGCGGTTGGATAAGTACGCCTGGCAGGGGATGGGCACGACCAAACTGGGACGATTAACCAGTATGAACGTGGCCATCAGTACCTCGTTCCAATCGCAGGACAAAAAGAGTAAAGAAAAAGAGCAGCAGAAAGATAACATCATCGAGAACGAAACCACCGTGCCCAGCTGGAAGCGCAGCGCCGCCAACTGGAAATGA
- a CDS encoding lysophospholipid acyltransferase family protein produces MNWFRNVLGRIYAVYGLLLFVLTMLIVFPIVLVASRLKDPAGTRLFQQMGRVWMFFYMPLIGCPVKRKGVHYFKKSESYVVVCNHNSMIDVPVTTSAIPGVSKTLAKAEMGKIPLFGIMYRIPGIMVDRKDEQSRKNSVVQMKEALAKGMHVLLYPEGTRNKTDFPIKSFYDGAFALAIDTQKPMIPALLFNTRKILPAAGTSFWAWPHPIEFHFLPPIPTEGLTRQDLPTLKEKVFTLMWKYYCEHS; encoded by the coding sequence ATGAATTGGTTCCGCAATGTTTTGGGGCGTATATATGCGGTGTACGGACTACTCCTGTTCGTACTCACCATGCTTATTGTGTTCCCTATCGTGCTGGTGGCCTCGCGGCTGAAAGACCCGGCGGGCACACGCTTATTCCAGCAGATGGGCCGCGTTTGGATGTTTTTCTATATGCCGTTAATCGGCTGCCCGGTAAAACGCAAAGGGGTGCATTACTTCAAAAAAAGCGAATCCTATGTAGTGGTGTGCAATCACAATTCAATGATAGATGTACCTGTCACCACTTCTGCTATTCCTGGGGTGAGCAAAACGCTCGCTAAGGCGGAAATGGGTAAGATTCCCCTATTCGGGATCATGTACCGCATTCCTGGTATCATGGTGGACCGTAAAGACGAGCAAAGCCGTAAAAACAGCGTGGTGCAAATGAAAGAGGCCCTCGCCAAAGGCATGCATGTATTGTTATACCCCGAAGGCACGCGTAATAAAACGGACTTTCCGATAAAAAGCTTTTATGATGGCGCCTTTGCGCTGGCTATCGATACGCAAAAGCCAATGATCCCGGCGCTGCTGTTCAACACGCGTAAAATACTGCCCGCTGCCGGCACTTCATTTTGGGCCTGGCCACATCCCATCGAGTTTCACTTCCTGCCGCCTATTCCGACAGAAGGGTTAACGCGGCAGGATTTGCCGACGTTAAAGGAAAAAGTGTTTACTTTGATGTGGAAGTATTATTGCGAACATTCCTGA
- the ung gene encoding uracil-DNA glycosylase has product MEVKIEDSWKEILKDEFHKAYFEQIAMHLKLEKASGKTIYPPGGLIFNAFDQTPFDKLKVVLLGQDPYHNPGQAHGLCFSVQKGVKPPPSLVNIYKEINKDLGLPIPETGDLTPWAQNGVLMLNAMLTVRANEPASHSKIGWENFTDAVIQKISDKKQGVVFILWGRFAQEKQILIDATKHHILKAAHPSPFSADKGFFGCRHFSKTNELLVKEGLEPIDWRL; this is encoded by the coding sequence ATGGAGGTTAAAATAGAAGACAGCTGGAAGGAAATACTTAAAGACGAATTTCATAAAGCCTATTTCGAACAGATTGCCATGCACCTGAAGCTGGAAAAGGCTTCCGGCAAAACGATCTATCCGCCGGGCGGCCTCATTTTCAACGCATTTGATCAAACTCCATTCGATAAATTAAAGGTGGTTTTACTTGGGCAGGACCCATACCATAATCCCGGACAAGCGCACGGACTGTGCTTCTCGGTGCAGAAAGGGGTAAAACCGCCGCCATCGCTCGTGAATATTTACAAAGAAATCAATAAAGACCTGGGACTGCCTATTCCCGAAACGGGCGACCTGACTCCCTGGGCGCAAAATGGTGTGCTTATGCTGAATGCGATGCTCACGGTACGCGCCAACGAACCGGCTTCCCACAGCAAAATCGGTTGGGAAAACTTCACGGATGCAGTCATCCAGAAAATCTCGGATAAAAAGCAGGGGGTAGTATTTATACTCTGGGGACGCTTTGCCCAGGAGAAACAAATTCTCATCGACGCCACCAAACATCATATCTTAAAGGCGGCGCATCCTTCGCCGTTCAGTGCTGACAAAGGCTTCTTCGGTTGCAGGCATTTTTCCAAAACAAACGAACTGCTGGTAAAAGAGGGCCTGGAGCCTATCGACTGGCGACTGTAA
- a CDS encoding DUF6934 family protein, with the protein MAYKNTYETTATIRPDSLKFIFSSNGPRTIQKAIEYKYIQQMFGTPVYNLAFGEYDVDTATLSDMVMSGNGDTYTVFHTVLSTVPEFFKEKADALIMVQGSDSDPEYPAICRQTCRKKCDILCKNVGRRIATYLGFVNKNFEDLKLDYVFYGGVTDAAGEIDVERYRPGKTYDTIFCKKK; encoded by the coding sequence ATGGCTTACAAAAACACTTATGAAACGACTGCCACGATCCGGCCGGATTCGTTAAAATTCATCTTCTCCAGTAACGGGCCTCGAACAATCCAGAAAGCGATAGAGTACAAGTACATTCAGCAAATGTTCGGCACCCCGGTGTATAACCTCGCCTTCGGCGAATACGATGTGGATACGGCCACGTTGTCAGACATGGTCATGAGCGGAAACGGCGATACCTACACCGTGTTCCACACAGTATTAAGTACGGTACCCGAATTTTTCAAAGAAAAGGCAGATGCGTTGATTATGGTGCAGGGCAGCGACTCGGATCCGGAATACCCCGCGATATGCAGGCAAACCTGCCGCAAAAAATGTGACATACTATGTAAGAACGTCGGGCGACGTATTGCTACCTACCTGGGTTTTGTTAACAAAAACTTCGAGGACCTGAAGCTGGATTATGTCTTCTATGGCGGTGTAACAGACGCTGCCGGGGAAATTGACGTGGAACGATATCGACCAGGAAAAACTTACGATACCATCTTTTGTAAAAAAAAATAA
- a CDS encoding sensor histidine kinase, translated as MSDGLVMQLYGKFLTWWHTILGMGVRPGMSFIEARRTRLLNLIALPTIPFMVFFATVNFSQDRYVLATVNLLTLAGNFAVLFLHRAHRYLSARLFIILYSIVLYTFSGAYFHNGAEFFLLNILIITLLVYDTTWIRWSIALLTLTCFMVIHFLPQDAYVAVPVRRQWANVGMALIFIPIALSYFKQLHTDYQQITENQRKTLASMNRDKEKMFSIVAHDIRSPLATLEGLLDMFNVGEYTEAEMREGAEVLRKKIGPLSSTLDNLLRWSISQMKGIRSNPVEFDLTPVLQEVLDLLDPALKQKNLVIDDKTDIASSVYADRDQVAVILRNLISNALKFSHPGGRIGLRSYQQENLVYIEVQDEGVGMSVEQLGSLFSIRSEPGYGTRGERGTGLGLMLCREFAEQNGGELVVSSVEGEGTIFLVSLPAEEEDDGYVVG; from the coding sequence ATGTCTGATGGGCTAGTAATGCAGCTTTACGGGAAGTTCTTAACCTGGTGGCACACCATTCTTGGAATGGGCGTACGGCCCGGAATGTCCTTTATTGAGGCCCGGCGTACCCGGCTACTCAATCTTATTGCCCTGCCCACCATCCCTTTCATGGTATTTTTCGCGACCGTGAACTTTAGCCAGGACAGGTACGTACTGGCCACGGTAAACCTGTTGACACTGGCCGGTAATTTCGCCGTGTTGTTCCTGCACAGGGCGCATCGCTACCTGAGCGCGCGGTTATTTATCATCCTGTACAGTATTGTATTGTACACCTTTTCGGGCGCTTACTTCCATAACGGTGCGGAGTTCTTTCTACTGAATATCCTCATTATTACCCTGCTGGTATACGACACCACCTGGATACGCTGGTCAATCGCGTTACTGACGCTGACCTGCTTTATGGTGATTCACTTTTTACCGCAGGATGCCTATGTGGCCGTACCGGTTCGCCGACAATGGGCAAATGTGGGCATGGCGTTGATATTCATCCCCATTGCCCTCAGCTACTTCAAACAGCTGCATACCGATTACCAACAGATCACCGAGAACCAGCGCAAAACCCTGGCCTCCATGAATCGCGATAAAGAAAAAATGTTCTCCATTGTTGCCCACGATATCCGCAGTCCGCTTGCCACCCTCGAAGGCCTACTCGACATGTTTAACGTAGGCGAATATACGGAAGCAGAGATGCGCGAAGGAGCAGAAGTGCTGCGTAAAAAAATTGGTCCGCTCAGCAGCACCCTCGATAACCTGCTACGCTGGAGCATCAGCCAGATGAAAGGCATTCGCAGCAACCCCGTCGAGTTTGATCTCACACCCGTATTGCAGGAAGTTCTTGACCTGCTCGACCCCGCGCTCAAGCAAAAAAATCTCGTCATCGACGACAAGACCGATATCGCCAGCAGTGTGTACGCCGACCGCGACCAGGTAGCTGTTATCCTCCGCAACCTGATCAGCAATGCCTTAAAGTTTAGTCACCCCGGCGGCCGCATCGGGCTACGCTCCTACCAGCAGGAAAACCTGGTATATATCGAAGTGCAAGACGAGGGTGTAGGCATGAGCGTTGAGCAACTGGGCAGCCTGTTCTCCATCCGCTCCGAACCTGGCTACGGCACCCGCGGCGAACGCGGTACAGGCCTCGGACTGATGCTTTGCAGGGAATTTGCCGAGCAGAACGGCGGCGAGTTGGTGGTGAGCAGCGTAGAAGGCGAAGGAACGATATTTTTGGTGAGTTTACCGGCGGAAGAGGAAGATGATGGGTATGTGGTGGGGTGA